Proteins from one Deltaproteobacteria bacterium genomic window:
- a CDS encoding efflux RND transporter periplasmic adaptor subunit, whose product MDKIINKKIKLLIVHCSLLILLTLFFQSCSSDKKPAEKEKPQKPLTAHIDGKAIKIKTANVEARTIERMVEITGTLAAWEEVTVSSEVSGTIQGVFADLGDAVKQGQVVLTFDLREPAANLKAAEENLKTNEKNYERVLALRNDAHTNLKRYEGLFAEDVISKKDMDAALTQYYVQEASLKQAESMINQAKAQVIIAKKHLADTEILSPISGEVKKRFVSAGETIQAKTPLFIIVKNDPLKLKTQVSEQFVGEIKVGQGVRVAVDAFPERVFTGNVTRISPAVDEKTRAMDIEVRIPNPKRLLKSGLFAKGNILTKRESNVPFVPEGAVYSFVGINKVYVVKDGKVQDRPVKTGVRENGFVELIEGVKPGEIVAASSLDQLFEGAKVEVK is encoded by the coding sequence ATGGATAAAATTATAAATAAAAAGATTAAACTGCTTATTGTTCATTGCTCATTGCTCATTTTGCTCACGCTCTTTTTTCAATCCTGTTCCTCTGACAAAAAACCTGCAGAAAAAGAAAAACCTCAAAAACCTTTAACAGCCCATATTGACGGTAAGGCAATAAAGATTAAAACTGCAAATGTTGAGGCAAGGACTATAGAAAGAATGGTTGAGATTACAGGCACACTCGCAGCATGGGAAGAGGTAACTGTCAGCAGTGAAGTGTCTGGAACAATACAGGGTGTCTTTGCAGATTTAGGAGATGCGGTTAAACAAGGGCAGGTTGTATTAACTTTTGACTTAAGAGAGCCTGCAGCAAACCTCAAGGCAGCAGAAGAAAACTTAAAGACAAATGAAAAAAATTATGAAAGGGTTCTGGCACTTAGAAATGATGCCCATACAAATCTTAAAAGATATGAAGGGCTTTTTGCAGAAGATGTTATATCAAAAAAAGATATGGATGCGGCATTAACCCAGTATTATGTGCAGGAGGCTTCCCTTAAGCAGGCAGAGTCCATGATAAATCAGGCAAAGGCACAGGTTATTATTGCAAAAAAACATTTGGCTGATACAGAAATCCTTTCGCCTATTTCAGGTGAAGTTAAAAAAAGGTTTGTGTCAGCAGGCGAAACTATACAGGCAAAAACCCCTTTGTTTATTATTGTAAAAAACGACCCCTTAAAATTAAAGACACAGGTTTCTGAACAGTTTGTTGGGGAGATAAAAGTCGGACAGGGTGTAAGGGTAGCAGTAGATGCATTCCCTGAAAGAGTATTCACAGGAAATGTTACGAGAATAAGCCCTGCTGTTGATGAAAAGACAAGGGCAATGGATATAGAGGTAAGGATTCCAAATCCAAAACGGCTCTTAAAATCAGGGCTATTTGCCAAGGGTAATATTCTTACGAAAAGAGAAAGCAATGTTCCCTTTGTCCCTGAAGGCGCTGTTTATTCATTTGTAGGTATAAATAAGGTGTATGTGGTGAAGGATGGCAAGGTTCAGGACAGACCTGTAAAAACAGGGGTTCGGGAAAATGGGTTTGTAGAGCTCATTGAAGGCGTAAAGCCCGGCGAAATAGTTGCAGCCAGCAGCCTTGACCAGTTGTTTGAAGGCGCGAAGGTAGAAGTGAAATAA
- a CDS encoding efflux RND transporter permease subunit, producing MSLYEICVRRPVFATMLVMSFVVLGIFSFRELGVDLFPKVDLPTITITTKLEGASPEEIEDQITKRIEEVVNTINGIDELRSTTIEGQSQVFATFILDKDINVAANEVREKVSGIVSRFPLGTDAPIIEKFDPDASPVMAIAVSGARSAREITELAEKKLKRQLEIVKDVGAISLVGDRKREIQIFINPDRLSAYNLSIQKVKDAVKKQNVEIPGGKITWETREQGIRTLGRLNDIEDFNNLIVADYKGNPVKIRDIGSAVDGEEEPRTLSRLDGNNAVSLLIRKQSGTNTVQVTDRIKEKLKSIKKDLPPDIKTEIVKDQSKFIKKSVSQVEEHLLLGAVFASLIVLFFIRNLKTAFIASIAIPTSIISTFFAMRYMGFTLNNMTLLALSVCTGIVIDDAIIVLENIFRHIEEEGRDPFEAAIKGTKEIALAVMATTLSLVVIFLPVAFMGGTVGRFWKSFGITATFAIGISLLVSFTLTPMLSSKLLKPKKREKAGSKKSLFYSLIESGYMRLLKLCLKHKFITILIAVGILLSTIAIGKALKSEFIVDDDMSEFDVIVETPPGSSLKSSAQVLNEIETEIRKSPEVVHTFINIGVRGQYISNVTDASVYVGLKHMSERKRSQKEIMQDVRNRLKRFNLRISIQNINLVSGGGFRQTPFNLVIRGPELDKLDYYSKTLIKKLSNMPGFVDTDTGQALRHPEIQVSIDREKASDLGVNVESVASTLRTMVGGEKVGLFREAGEQYNIRLRLIEDYRKSANQIPNLTVPDSSGGLVKLNNIARMEYGTSPAQIDRFAQERQISVVSNLFNKPLGEAVSDANKSLKEINLAPGYAASFIGRGKLMQEAFYNFMLAFLMSLVFIYIVLAAQFESFSHPVTIMTSIFLSIPFGLLSLYLFGGTLNIYSVMGLFVLIGVVKKNAILQVDYTNTLRARGMSRYDAQIEANQVRLRPILMTTLAIIAGMLPVAMGRGDGSASRASMAIAVVGGQAFCLLITLLITPVVYAFFDDVKEFVKRLRK from the coding sequence ATGTCCCTCTACGAAATATGTGTCCGAAGGCCTGTGTTTGCCACAATGCTTGTTATGTCATTTGTGGTGCTGGGTATATTTTCCTTCAGGGAATTGGGCGTTGACCTGTTCCCTAAGGTTGACCTTCCAACCATTACCATTACGACAAAACTTGAGGGCGCAAGTCCTGAAGAGATAGAAGACCAGATTACAAAGAGGATAGAAGAGGTTGTAAACACAATAAACGGCATTGATGAACTCCGCTCAACCACCATTGAAGGACAGTCTCAGGTCTTTGCCACATTCATCCTTGATAAAGACATAAATGTTGCTGCAAATGAGGTAAGGGAAAAGGTTTCAGGCATTGTCTCCAGATTCCCTTTAGGCACAGATGCGCCTATTATAGAAAAATTTGACCCTGATGCCTCTCCTGTTATGGCAATTGCTGTGTCAGGCGCCCGCTCTGCAAGGGAAATCACAGAACTCGCAGAGAAGAAACTCAAAAGACAGTTGGAGATCGTAAAGGATGTAGGGGCTATCTCACTTGTCGGCGATAGGAAAAGGGAAATCCAAATCTTTATAAATCCTGACAGACTTTCCGCATACAACCTCTCAATCCAAAAAGTAAAGGACGCTGTAAAAAAACAGAATGTGGAAATCCCCGGCGGCAAGATCACATGGGAGACGCGGGAACAAGGCATCAGGACACTGGGAAGGCTGAATGATATTGAAGACTTCAACAACCTGATAGTCGCTGACTATAAAGGAAATCCGGTGAAGATTAGGGACATTGGCTCTGCAGTTGATGGAGAGGAAGAACCAAGAACGCTCTCCCGTCTTGACGGCAATAATGCGGTCTCCCTCCTTATTAGAAAGCAGTCAGGCACAAACACTGTTCAGGTAACTGACAGAATCAAGGAGAAACTCAAATCCATTAAAAAAGACCTGCCTCCGGACATAAAGACTGAAATCGTAAAAGACCAGTCAAAGTTTATAAAAAAATCTGTGTCTCAGGTTGAAGAGCATCTGCTCCTTGGCGCTGTGTTTGCCTCCCTCATTGTCCTTTTTTTCATAAGGAATTTAAAGACTGCCTTTATTGCAAGCATTGCCATACCCACATCTATCATCTCCACATTTTTTGCCATGCGCTACATGGGTTTTACACTAAACAATATGACGCTCCTTGCCCTTTCTGTATGCACTGGCATTGTCATAGATGACGCAATCATTGTCCTTGAAAACATATTCAGACATATAGAAGAAGAAGGCAGAGACCCGTTTGAGGCAGCAATAAAAGGCACAAAGGAGATTGCCCTTGCTGTTATGGCAACAACCCTTTCGCTTGTTGTCATATTCCTCCCTGTTGCATTTATGGGAGGGACTGTCGGCAGGTTTTGGAAGAGTTTCGGCATAACCGCCACATTCGCCATAGGCATATCACTCCTTGTATCTTTTACGCTTACGCCAATGCTGTCTTCAAAATTATTAAAGCCAAAGAAAAGAGAAAAGGCAGGGTCAAAAAAATCTTTATTCTACAGCCTCATTGAGAGCGGTTATATGCGGCTGCTTAAGTTGTGTCTGAAACACAAATTCATAACAATCCTCATTGCTGTCGGCATCTTATTGTCAACAATTGCGATAGGAAAGGCATTAAAGTCTGAATTTATTGTTGATGATGACATGAGCGAGTTTGATGTAATCGTTGAAACACCGCCGGGCTCATCATTGAAAAGCAGCGCTCAAGTTTTAAACGAGATAGAGACAGAAATCAGAAAAAGCCCTGAAGTAGTCCACACATTTATAAACATCGGCGTCAGGGGACAGTATATCTCAAATGTTACAGACGCCTCTGTCTATGTTGGACTAAAGCACATGTCTGAAAGGAAGCGGAGCCAAAAGGAAATCATGCAGGATGTGAGAAACAGACTAAAGAGATTTAACTTGAGGATTAGCATTCAAAACATAAACCTTGTATCAGGAGGCGGCTTCAGGCAAACGCCCTTCAACCTTGTAATAAGGGGTCCTGAACTTGACAAACTTGATTACTATTCAAAGACCCTCATAAAAAAACTGTCAAATATGCCCGGTTTTGTTGACACAGACACAGGGCAAGCGCTCCGTCATCCTGAGATTCAGGTCAGCATAGACAGGGAAAAGGCTTCTGATTTGGGTGTAAATGTTGAAAGTGTTGCAAGCACCCTGCGGACAATGGTTGGCGGTGAAAAGGTTGGACTATTCCGTGAGGCTGGGGAGCAGTATAATATAAGACTTAGGTTGATAGAGGACTATAGAAAATCTGCAAACCAGATACCAAACCTTACAGTGCCTGATTCAAGCGGCGGTCTTGTTAAATTAAACAACATAGCCCGCATGGAATATGGCACAAGTCCTGCACAGATTGACAGGTTTGCACAGGAAAGGCAAATCAGCGTGGTATCAAACCTCTTTAACAAACCCCTTGGCGAGGCAGTAAGTGACGCAAATAAGTCCCTGAAAGAAATCAACCTTGCGCCGGGATACGCAGCATCATTCATAGGCAGAGGGAAACTCATGCAGGAGGCATTCTACAATTTTATGCTCGCATTTTTAATGAGCCTTGTATTTATATATATTGTCCTTGCTGCACAGTTTGAAAGTTTCAGCCATCCTGTTACAATAATGACTTCTATATTCCTGAGCATACCTTTCGGACTATTAAGTCTATACTTATTTGGCGGCACGCTTAATATATACAGCGTTATGGGGCTTTTCGTTTTAATCGGCGTTGTAAAAAAGAATGCCATACTTCAGGTGGATTATACAAACACACTGAGGGCACGGGGGATGTCAAGATATGATGCGCAGATAGAGGCAAATCAGGTAAGGCTTCGTCCGATTTTAATGACAACCCTTGCAATCATTGCAGGCATGCTCCCTGTTGCTATGGGAAGGGGAGACGGCTCTGCATCAAGGGCGTCTATGGCAATTGCTGTTGTGGGAGGACAGGCATTCTGCCTTTTGATTACACTTTTAATTACACCTGTGGTTTATGCGTTTTTTGATGATGTAAAAGAGTTTGTGAAAAGATTGAGAAAATAG
- a CDS encoding type II toxin-antitoxin system Phd/YefM family antitoxin: protein MKATLKKRLPEIVLKNGKPSAVILNINVYQEMLEQIEDVEDLKMLADMRKRPLKFRSLDDFVKGHNPRV from the coding sequence ATGAAGGCTACTCTTAAGAAAAGACTTCCTGAAATTGTTTTGAAGAACGGCAAACCCTCGGCAGTTATTTTGAACATAAATGTCTATCAGGAGATGCTGGAGCAGATTGAAGATGTGGAAGATTTAAAGATGCTTGCAGATATGAGAAAAAGACCTCTTAAGTTCAGAAGCCTTGACGATTTCGTGAAGGGGCATAACCCTCGTGTATGA
- a CDS encoding type II toxin-antitoxin system RelE/ParE family toxin: protein MYEVYLERSAERDLKRLSAEDYRRIIPHIKALSNNPRPLGCRKITGSESDWRIRVGNHRVIYEIDEKAKLIKVMKIRHRREVYRK, encoded by the coding sequence GTGTATGAGGTTTATCTTGAGAGGTCTGCCGAGCGTGACCTGAAAAGACTTTCCGCAGAAGATTACCGCCGCATCATCCCGCATATCAAAGCCTTGAGCAATAATCCAAGACCTTTGGGCTGCCGTAAGATCACTGGTTCAGAAAGTGATTGGCGTATCAGGGTTGGAAACCATAGGGTTATCTATGAGATTGACGAAAAGGCAAAACTGATAAAGGTGATGAAAATCAGACACAGGCGTGAAGTGTATCGCAAGTAA
- the pgsA gene encoding CDP-diacylglycerol--glycerol-3-phosphate 3-phosphatidyltransferase — MTKNIWNIPNVLSLSRIVSAPLLIVILLNPTQYYSLLAAAIFSLAALTDWLDGYLARRMNITTSLGKFLDPLADKLLIMTVLIMLIPADRVSAWMVSLIVGREIAVTGLRAVISKEGIVISASNLGKYKTAFQIAAAIPLLIHYPFLGIDFHSIGIILLYPALIFTLWSGVDYFVGFLKIVSVS, encoded by the coding sequence ATGACAAAAAATATATGGAATATCCCCAATGTCCTTTCCCTTTCAAGAATCGTTTCTGCGCCGCTGCTCATAGTCATACTTCTCAATCCAACCCAATACTACAGCCTGCTGGCCGCTGCTATATTCAGCCTCGCAGCCCTTACAGACTGGCTTGACGGCTATCTTGCAAGGCGGATGAATATAACAACATCGCTTGGTAAATTTTTAGACCCGCTTGCGGATAAACTACTTATAATGACTGTGCTGATAATGCTCATACCTGCGGACAGGGTATCTGCATGGATGGTAAGCCTTATTGTGGGAAGGGAGATCGCTGTTACAGGGCTTCGGGCAGTTATTTCAAAGGAAGGGATTGTTATATCAGCCAGTAATCTTGGTAAATACAAGACAGCATTCCAGATTGCAGCAGCAATCCCTCTTCTAATCCATTACCCGTTTTTGGGAATTGATTTCCATAGTATCGGGATAATTCTCTTATACCCTGCCCTTATTTTCACATTATGGTCAGGGGTTGATTATTTTGTAGGGTTTTTAAAGATAGTAAGTGTATCGTGA